ATAGAGTAGAAATGCTAGTGCACTATAATTGAAGGTGGGGGGATTTATTGTATAAGGTATATTGTCGATCATATCAGGGGGTTTTTAGGGTTGTTTCACGTATTTTGCCTTGGCGTGAGCCGGAGCTATTAGAAGGCGAAAATAGTTTATTAAAATTGCCACCATTTATTAAAGCTAAAGGTATTAACAAGGTGCTTATTGTTTCAGACCAAGGAATAACCTCTATTGGGTTAATGAACCCATTAATAGAAGGCTTACAATCAGAGGGTATCGACTTTATTATCTATGATAAAACCATTCCAAACCCGACCATAGATAATATTGAAGAAGCACTAGAATTATATAAGAGTAACAACTGTGAAGCTCTCGTTGCCTTTGGAGGAGGTTCTCCGATGGATTGTGCAAAAGGTGTAGGTGCACGAATAGCTAGACCGAATAAGACAATCCCCCAATTAAAAGGTGAACTTAAGGTCCGAAAAAGCATTCCACCACTTTTCGCGATTCCTACTACAGCTGGAACCGGTAGTGAAGCTACTGTGGCTGCTATCATTTCTAATAGTACGACCCATGAAAAATATGCGATAATTGATATGGCCTTAATGCCACATTATGCTGTTCTAGATCCTTTACTAACAGTTAACCTTCCACTACATATTACATCGACCACAGGAATGGATGCGCTTACACACGCTGTTGAGGCTTATATCGGGAAAAGCAATACTGCAGAAACTAGACAATATAGTTTAGAAGCTACAAAACTAATTTTTGAAAATCTACCTGAAGCATACTCAAACGGTACAAACCTCACTGCACGCACAAATATGCAAAAAGCAGCCTACCTAGCAGGTGCTGCGTTTACCCGGGCATTTGTCGGCTATGTGCATGCCATCGCCCACACCCTTGGAGGCTTTTATTCGATACCCCATGGATTAGCCAATGCAATCATATTGCCATATGTCCTTGAATACTATGGTTCAGTTGTTCATAAGCCTTTATCAGAGCTGGCTGATCTCGTAGGCATAGGTGAAGCAGCCGACACACCTGAGCAGAAATCTCAAAAGTTTATTGAAGCAATCAAATCCCTAAACCAACAAATGAATATCCCAACTAAAATCAGTGGCATAAATGATCACGATATACCGGTTATGGTTGACCGAGCTTTTAAAGAAGCCAATCCTCTATATCCTGTTCCTAGGATTTTAGATAAGAAAGATTTATACTATCTTTACGACCTCATTAAAAAATAGATACCTCTTCAAACTAAAGGAGAATATACTATGACTGACTATAGTGAAATATATAAGAAACAAAGAGCATTTTTTCGTACAA
This sequence is a window from Cytobacillus luteolus. Protein-coding genes within it:
- a CDS encoding iron-containing alcohol dehydrogenase translates to MYKVYCRSYQGVFRVVSRILPWREPELLEGENSLLKLPPFIKAKGINKVLIVSDQGITSIGLMNPLIEGLQSEGIDFIIYDKTIPNPTIDNIEEALELYKSNNCEALVAFGGGSPMDCAKGVGARIARPNKTIPQLKGELKVRKSIPPLFAIPTTAGTGSEATVAAIISNSTTHEKYAIIDMALMPHYAVLDPLLTVNLPLHITSTTGMDALTHAVEAYIGKSNTAETRQYSLEATKLIFENLPEAYSNGTNLTARTNMQKAAYLAGAAFTRAFVGYVHAIAHTLGGFYSIPHGLANAIILPYVLEYYGSVVHKPLSELADLVGIGEAADTPEQKSQKFIEAIKSLNQQMNIPTKISGINDHDIPVMVDRAFKEANPLYPVPRILDKKDLYYLYDLIKK